A region of uncultured Anaeromusa sp. DNA encodes the following proteins:
- the greA gene encoding transcription elongation factor GreA yields MAEKQTILTEEGLRKLEEELEFLKTERRSQVAERIKQAIDFGDISENSEYEDAKNEQAFIEGKIADLEKKLRNVEIIKKNDADVVTVGSTVVLKDLELDDVAEYTIVGSTEADPMEFRISNESPVGAAILGQRVGGVVEVHVPAGVLKYQIMQLNGK; encoded by the coding sequence ATGGCGGAAAAACAGACCATTCTTACAGAAGAGGGCTTGCGTAAATTAGAAGAAGAACTGGAGTTTTTGAAGACGGAACGTCGTTCGCAAGTAGCGGAGCGCATTAAGCAAGCTATTGATTTCGGCGATATCAGCGAAAACTCAGAGTATGAAGATGCTAAAAATGAGCAGGCTTTCATTGAAGGCAAAATTGCCGACTTGGAAAAGAAGCTGCGCAATGTGGAAATTATTAAAAAAAATGATGCAGATGTAGTGACTGTTGGTTCGACAGTAGTATTGAAGGACCTCGAACTGGATGATGTGGCCGAATATACAATTGTTGGTTCGACGGAAGCAGATCCCATGGAATTCCGAATTTCCAACGAATCTCCTGTAGGTGCAGCCATCTTAGGGCAGCGCGTCGGGGGAGTTGTGGAAGTGCATGTTCCTGCAGGCGTACTGAAGTATCAGATCATGCAGCTTAACGGCAAGTAA
- the dusB gene encoding tRNA dihydrouridine synthase DusB — MNEIPKLTIGGLVLANPVILAPMAGVTDLPFRLLCKELGCGLVVSEMISDNALLFDNDRTLEMLRMEPAERPVAMQIFGSNPELMARAAKKVEAAGADIIDINMGCPAPKIVKNGEGSALMRTPELAQRILHAVVAAVQVPVTVKIRKGWSDKEVNAVAVARLAEEAGVAAVAVHGRTREQLYEGKADWQIIREVKEALSIPVIGNGDIWSPADAARMLEETGCDGIMVGRGCQGNPWLFRDILAYLKTGAVPPAPSLGERCRFILRHLDMLISLKGEYVAIREMRRHAAWYTKGVRGAARWRQMLNQALCRDDFERLLQEMLAVELHTANGG, encoded by the coding sequence ATGAACGAAATTCCTAAACTGACGATTGGCGGGCTTGTGCTCGCCAATCCTGTTATTTTGGCCCCTATGGCCGGTGTGACAGACTTGCCTTTCCGACTTTTATGCAAGGAATTGGGTTGCGGTTTGGTCGTCTCGGAAATGATTAGTGACAATGCTTTGCTTTTTGATAATGACCGCACCTTAGAAATGTTGCGTATGGAACCGGCAGAGCGTCCGGTGGCTATGCAGATTTTTGGCTCTAACCCAGAGCTGATGGCGCGAGCAGCAAAAAAGGTGGAAGCAGCCGGGGCGGATATTATTGATATTAACATGGGGTGTCCGGCGCCGAAAATCGTCAAAAATGGCGAGGGGTCAGCGCTAATGCGCACACCCGAACTGGCACAACGTATTTTGCACGCCGTTGTAGCGGCGGTACAGGTGCCAGTAACCGTGAAAATACGCAAAGGCTGGTCTGACAAAGAAGTTAATGCGGTTGCGGTTGCACGCCTGGCGGAAGAGGCTGGCGTGGCGGCGGTAGCCGTCCATGGGCGGACGAGAGAACAACTCTATGAAGGAAAAGCGGACTGGCAGATTATTCGCGAAGTCAAAGAGGCTCTTTCCATTCCGGTAATCGGCAATGGCGACATCTGGAGTCCTGCGGATGCTGCGCGCATGTTGGAGGAAACCGGCTGCGACGGCATTATGGTAGGACGGGGGTGTCAAGGAAATCCTTGGTTGTTTCGCGACATTTTAGCCTATTTGAAAACCGGCGCTGTGCCGCCAGCGCCATCCTTAGGGGAACGGTGCCGGTTTATTTTACGCCACTTGGACATGCTTATTTCCTTAAAAGGGGAATATGTCGCCATTCGAGAGATGCGTCGGCATGCTGCCTGGTATACAAAAGGCGTGCGCGGTGCAGCTAGATGGCGGCAAATGTTGAATCAGGCGCTTTGCCGGGATGACTTTGAGCGCTTGCTGCAAGAAATGCTGGCAGTGGAGTTGCATACTGCAAACGGGGGCTGA
- a CDS encoding type III pantothenate kinase: MLLVIDIGNSNIVLGAYEGKTMQHHWRVSTDRQKTGDEYGMLLNNLFHYSGLTMKDITAVIISSVVPPIIVPFVRMCRRYFNVDPLVVGPGIKTGIRIKYENPREVGADRIVNAVAAYEMFGGPLIIIDFGTATTFCAIADNGDYLGGAISPGIGISTEALFQRAAKLPRIELVQPKQVICRNTVSSMQSGIIFGFTGQVDEIVRRMKEELGSDAYVVGTGGLANLIAQNSTTINVVEHFLTLEGLRILYERNS, translated from the coding sequence ATGTTACTAGTGATTGACATTGGCAATAGCAATATCGTGCTGGGAGCCTATGAAGGAAAAACCATGCAACATCACTGGCGGGTTTCGACAGACCGTCAGAAAACCGGTGATGAGTACGGCATGCTGTTGAATAATTTGTTTCATTATTCCGGCTTGACGATGAAGGATATTACTGCTGTTATTATTTCCTCGGTAGTGCCGCCGATTATAGTGCCTTTTGTCCGGATGTGCCGTCGTTACTTTAACGTGGATCCGCTTGTCGTGGGCCCTGGCATCAAAACCGGCATTCGTATTAAATACGAAAACCCGCGTGAAGTCGGTGCTGACCGTATTGTCAACGCCGTAGCCGCTTATGAAATGTTTGGCGGTCCGCTGATTATTATTGACTTTGGCACGGCGACAACCTTCTGTGCCATCGCCGACAACGGCGATTATTTAGGAGGCGCAATTTCTCCGGGCATCGGTATTTCTACCGAAGCCCTGTTCCAACGGGCAGCCAAGCTGCCGCGTATTGAGTTGGTGCAGCCGAAACAGGTGATTTGCCGCAATACGGTGAGCAGCATGCAGTCAGGCATTATCTTCGGATTTACAGGCCAAGTGGATGAAATTGTCAGGCGCATGAAGGAAGAACTCGGCAGCGACGCCTATGTAGTAGGGACTGGGGGCTTGGCGAACCTTATCGCGCAGAACTCAACAACGATTAATGTAGTAGAACATTTCTTGACGCTGGAAGGATTACGCATACTCTATGAACGAAATTCCTAA
- a CDS encoding biotin--[acetyl-CoA-carboxylase] ligase: protein MRARILKLLRQQSQDYLSGEEISRQLAVSRTAVWKHIQELKNHGYEIEAHPRKGYRLKSRPDLLLPEEIRAGLSTQFFGKQIVHFFDTSSTNNEAKRLAADDVVEGTIVVSEAQTLGRGRLNRGWFSPPGGGVWVSVILRPPFPPQEAPKCTLMAAVATVEAIREMSGLNCGIKWPNDILWQGRKLVGILTEMSAEMDAINFIVLGIGINVSLQESDFPAELREIGTSVSMGAKREISRVELLQKLLERLEYWYQVVKQEGFEPVLEAWRRESVTLGQPVRVLAGEETYDGVAEELAEDGSLLVRTENGLRRVLAGDVSLRLQG from the coding sequence TTGCGAGCGCGAATTCTAAAGCTGCTGCGGCAGCAGTCCCAGGATTATTTGTCAGGGGAAGAGATTAGTCGGCAATTGGCGGTCTCTCGTACTGCCGTGTGGAAACACATTCAGGAACTGAAAAATCACGGCTATGAAATTGAGGCGCATCCGCGCAAAGGGTATCGCCTGAAAAGCCGCCCGGATCTGTTGCTGCCCGAGGAAATTAGAGCAGGATTGTCTACACAGTTTTTTGGCAAGCAGATTGTGCATTTTTTTGATACGTCTTCTACTAACAATGAGGCCAAACGTTTGGCGGCAGATGACGTTGTAGAAGGAACTATTGTCGTATCAGAGGCGCAAACTTTGGGGCGGGGACGCTTGAACCGCGGGTGGTTTTCTCCTCCGGGAGGCGGCGTCTGGGTATCGGTCATTCTTAGACCTCCTTTTCCGCCGCAAGAAGCTCCCAAATGCACATTAATGGCGGCGGTAGCGACGGTAGAGGCGATTCGTGAGATGAGCGGTCTTAATTGCGGTATTAAATGGCCTAATGACATTCTCTGGCAGGGGCGGAAGCTGGTAGGCATCCTTACGGAAATGAGCGCGGAAATGGATGCCATTAATTTTATAGTACTGGGCATCGGCATTAACGTGAGCTTGCAGGAAAGCGACTTCCCTGCGGAGTTGCGGGAGATAGGTACTTCCGTGTCCATGGGAGCCAAACGCGAGATTTCCCGCGTAGAGTTGCTGCAAAAACTCTTAGAGCGGCTGGAATATTGGTACCAAGTGGTGAAACAAGAAGGCTTTGAGCCGGTTTTGGAAGCTTGGCGGCGAGAGTCGGTTACCTTGGGGCAGCCGGTCCGCGTGTTGGCTGGTGAGGAAACCTATGACGGCGTGGCGGAAGAATTGGCAGAAGACGGTTCCCTCTTAGTGCGCACGGAAAATGGTTTGAGGCGCGTACTGGCGGGAGATGTGTCACTGCGCCTGCAAGGGTAG
- the panD gene encoding aspartate 1-decarboxylase gives MMRHMFTSKLHRATVTEANLNYMGSITIDEDLADAAGMYLHERVQIVNNNNGARLETYIIPGPRGSGVICLNGAAARWAQPGDVVIIMAYAWMEEAEARTHVPKVVFLGEGNRIESIKGAEQHGEIG, from the coding sequence ATGATGCGACATATGTTTACTTCTAAATTGCACCGAGCGACGGTGACTGAAGCCAACTTAAACTATATGGGAAGCATTACTATTGATGAGGATTTAGCGGACGCTGCGGGCATGTACCTTCATGAACGGGTGCAGATTGTGAATAACAATAATGGCGCCCGTTTGGAGACCTATATTATTCCCGGGCCGCGTGGCTCCGGCGTTATTTGTTTGAATGGAGCCGCCGCCCGTTGGGCACAGCCAGGAGATGTCGTGATTATTATGGCCTACGCTTGGATGGAGGAGGCCGAGGCGCGCACGCATGTGCCGAAAGTGGTTTTTCTGGGCGAAGGAAATCGTATTGAATCTATAAAAGGCGCGGAGCAGCATGGGGAAATCGGTTGA
- the panC gene encoding pantoate--beta-alanine ligase: protein MKQVTTVKELRQLVVEARLAGQRIALVPTMGYLHAGHCTLMQQAKKENAFVVASIFVNPLQFGVGEDFAVYPRDLERDAATADAAGVDVLFAPSVEEMYPQGYENMKTLVTVSGVSEGLCGASRPGHFQGVATVVAKLFHLVQPDRAYFGQKDAQQVAVIRQMAVDLNWPVDIVAVPIVREADGLALSSRNLYLSQEERSAALVLSRALQQAKTLLRTGERRSAAVEAAAKEELAQEVMAAVEYVKLVDATSMQPVTEIKGPVVLALAVRIGKTRLIDNLLWEEC from the coding sequence ATGAAACAAGTCACAACAGTGAAAGAACTGCGCCAATTGGTAGTCGAAGCGCGTCTGGCGGGGCAGCGGATTGCGCTAGTACCCACGATGGGCTATTTGCATGCAGGGCATTGTACGCTGATGCAGCAGGCTAAAAAAGAGAATGCCTTTGTTGTAGCCAGTATTTTCGTCAACCCGCTGCAATTTGGCGTCGGTGAGGATTTTGCAGTGTATCCCCGCGATTTAGAGCGTGATGCCGCAACTGCGGATGCTGCGGGAGTGGATGTGCTTTTTGCTCCCTCGGTGGAAGAAATGTACCCCCAAGGCTACGAAAACATGAAAACCTTAGTGACGGTGAGTGGTGTCAGTGAAGGGCTGTGCGGTGCATCCCGCCCTGGCCATTTTCAGGGCGTAGCGACGGTTGTCGCCAAGCTCTTTCATTTGGTTCAGCCGGATCGTGCGTATTTTGGACAGAAGGACGCACAGCAGGTGGCTGTCATTCGACAGATGGCTGTGGATTTGAACTGGCCTGTGGATATTGTGGCGGTGCCGATTGTGCGTGAAGCGGACGGTTTGGCTTTATCTTCGCGGAATCTATATCTTTCGCAGGAGGAGCGTTCGGCGGCGTTAGTGTTGTCGCGAGCGCTGCAGCAGGCCAAGACGCTTTTGCGAACTGGGGAGCGGCGCAGCGCTGCCGTGGAAGCTGCAGCAAAAGAGGAACTGGCCCAGGAGGTCATGGCGGCAGTTGAGTATGTGAAGTTGGTGGATGCGACTAGCATGCAGCCAGTGACTGAGATTAAGGGACCGGTGGTGTTGGCGTTGGCCGTGCGCATCGGCAAGACAAGATTAATTGATAATTTGCTGTGGGAGGAATGTTGA
- the cysK gene encoding cysteine synthase A: protein MKIAKNLIDLIGNTPLLELTNYEKNHKLPAKIVAKLEYFNPLGSVKDRAAYAMIADAEEKGLVDKDTVIIEPTSGNTGVGLAFVAAARGYTLVLTMPETMSIERRLLLSALGAKVVLTPGAEGMKGAIRRAEELAAEYGKAFIPQQFKNPANPAIHRATTGEEIWADTDGKVDVFVAGVGTGGTVTGVGEALKAKNPNVYIVAVEPAESPVLSGGAAGPHKIQGIGAGFVPDILNADVVDEIFPVPGAEAFATSRELATTEGLLVGISCGAAVYAAAQLAKRPEFAGKTIVALLPDTGERYLSTPLFQSEQ, encoded by the coding sequence ATGAAAATTGCAAAAAACCTGATTGATCTTATTGGGAATACTCCGTTATTGGAGCTGACGAACTACGAAAAAAATCACAAACTGCCGGCGAAGATTGTGGCCAAGCTGGAGTATTTTAATCCCTTGGGCAGCGTGAAGGATCGGGCTGCCTATGCTATGATTGCTGATGCTGAGGAAAAAGGCCTTGTGGACAAGGATACGGTAATTATCGAACCTACTAGCGGTAATACCGGCGTAGGCCTGGCTTTTGTGGCGGCGGCGCGCGGTTATACACTTGTTTTAACTATGCCGGAAACCATGAGCATTGAACGGAGGCTGTTGCTTTCCGCCTTAGGGGCCAAGGTAGTTTTGACTCCCGGCGCGGAAGGCATGAAAGGGGCTATTCGCCGAGCGGAAGAACTAGCTGCTGAGTATGGCAAAGCCTTTATTCCGCAGCAGTTTAAAAATCCTGCCAACCCAGCCATTCACCGAGCTACAACTGGTGAAGAAATTTGGGCGGATACGGACGGTAAGGTAGACGTGTTTGTGGCCGGCGTTGGCACTGGCGGTACGGTAACCGGTGTCGGAGAAGCGCTAAAGGCGAAAAACCCCAATGTTTATATTGTAGCGGTAGAGCCGGCGGAGTCGCCGGTGCTTTCCGGCGGCGCAGCAGGACCCCATAAGATTCAAGGCATTGGCGCCGGCTTTGTGCCGGATATCTTAAATGCCGACGTGGTCGATGAAATTTTCCCAGTACCCGGAGCGGAAGCGTTTGCTACGTCCCGCGAACTGGCGACAACCGAAGGTCTGTTGGTGGGCATTTCTTGCGGCGCAGCGGTCTACGCAGCTGCGCAGCTGGCTAAACGGCCGGAGTTTGCCGGTAAAACTATTGTGGCGTTGCTGCCGGACACTGGGGAGCGCTATCTGTCAACGCCTCTCTTTCAGAGCGAGCAGTAA
- a CDS encoding DUF2292 domain-containing protein: MRPEEGLQELLQQVLQQLSFGSVILTLQDGRVLQVEKREVFRLPHPVAKEAANASPDTVQVVKRILTGLGTLAYGRMELKVQGGRVTQVETTAKLRGSDWQGMDGDGI; the protein is encoded by the coding sequence ATGAGACCGGAAGAAGGATTGCAGGAGCTGCTGCAGCAAGTGCTGCAGCAGCTGAGCTTCGGCAGTGTCATCCTTACGCTGCAAGATGGTCGCGTGCTGCAAGTGGAGAAGAGGGAAGTGTTCCGATTGCCTCATCCAGTAGCCAAAGAGGCTGCGAACGCATCCCCGGACACCGTGCAGGTAGTTAAACGCATTTTGACGGGGCTGGGAACATTGGCTTATGGGAGAATGGAACTGAAGGTGCAAGGCGGCAGGGTGACGCAAGTGGAAACCACGGCCAAGTTGCGTGGCAGTGACTGGCAAGGCATGGACGGAGATGGTATTTAA
- the larE gene encoding ATP-dependent sacrificial sulfur transferase LarE, with amino-acid sequence MDQTLKEKETRLLELLREMGKVTVAFSGGVDSSLLAAAAHKVLGEQALAATASSPSLPEWELNDAKRIAETIGVRHVVLETQEFSQDSFVENTSLRCYHCKKERFTALVGWCESQNIPWIVEGTNLDDAGDFRPGMKAIEELAASVKSPLWDAGFTKADVRALSKEWGLPTWNKPSAACLVSRLAYGLPITAERLSQVDQAERAIKDITGPVNLRVRHHGETARIEVAPELFAKLAEPAVAEKLTKTLQGLGFVYVVLDLAGYRLGSMNEVLLPEQTEGMGA; translated from the coding sequence GTGGATCAGACATTAAAAGAAAAAGAAACGCGGCTTTTAGAGCTGTTGCGAGAAATGGGCAAAGTGACGGTTGCTTTTTCCGGCGGCGTAGACAGTTCGCTTTTGGCGGCAGCGGCGCATAAAGTGCTGGGAGAACAAGCGTTGGCGGCGACGGCATCTTCGCCGTCTCTGCCGGAGTGGGAGCTCAATGATGCTAAACGCATTGCCGAAACGATAGGCGTGCGGCATGTGGTTTTGGAAACACAGGAGTTTTCGCAGGATTCTTTTGTTGAAAATACCTCTTTACGTTGTTATCATTGCAAAAAAGAGCGCTTTACGGCGCTTGTAGGCTGGTGCGAGAGCCAGAACATTCCTTGGATTGTAGAAGGCACTAATTTAGATGATGCAGGCGATTTTCGCCCGGGCATGAAAGCCATTGAAGAGTTGGCGGCTTCGGTTAAAAGCCCGCTGTGGGATGCCGGCTTTACCAAAGCTGATGTGCGGGCGCTCTCTAAGGAATGGGGCTTGCCTACCTGGAATAAGCCTAGCGCGGCCTGCTTGGTATCGCGGCTGGCCTATGGGCTGCCGATTACAGCGGAACGGTTGAGCCAGGTGGATCAGGCGGAACGGGCCATCAAGGATATAACCGGTCCAGTCAATTTACGGGTGCGTCATCATGGCGAAACGGCGCGGATTGAAGTGGCGCCGGAATTGTTTGCTAAGCTGGCGGAACCGGCGGTGGCGGAGAAGCTGACGAAAACGTTGCAGGGCCTTGGTTTTGTCTATGTAGTGCTTGATTTAGCGGGGTATCGCTTGGGCAGTATGAATGAAGTGTTGTTGCCCGAACAAACGGAGGGAATGGGCGCATGA
- a CDS encoding MetQ/NlpA family ABC transporter substrate-binding protein, translated as MNKKWLRWTSAALGVVLAGTLLAGCGGAKPAADANKPFRVGVTAGPHAEIMEEVKKVAAKDGLNIQIVEFNDYIQPNIALNQGELEANSYQHQPFLDNQIQERGYALTSIAKTVIFPMAAYSKKVKSAGEIKEGAIVAIPNDPTNAGRALLLLEKQGLLKLKEGAGLKATVADIVGNPKNVQLRELEAAQVPRSMEDVDLAVINTNYALVAGLVPIKDSLFIEDGNSPYANVIAVRNQDKENPAVQKLLKAYQSAEVKTFVADHFKGSALAAW; from the coding sequence ATGAATAAAAAATGGTTACGATGGACTAGTGCGGCGCTGGGCGTTGTTTTGGCAGGAACTCTTTTAGCGGGGTGCGGCGGCGCTAAACCGGCGGCTGATGCCAACAAGCCTTTTCGGGTAGGGGTGACAGCAGGCCCTCATGCGGAAATTATGGAAGAAGTCAAGAAAGTAGCGGCTAAAGACGGCCTGAATATCCAGATCGTGGAGTTCAATGACTACATTCAGCCTAACATTGCCTTGAATCAAGGCGAACTGGAAGCTAACAGCTATCAACATCAACCGTTTTTGGATAATCAAATTCAAGAACGCGGCTATGCGTTGACAAGTATAGCTAAAACGGTAATTTTCCCCATGGCGGCCTATTCCAAGAAGGTGAAGTCGGCAGGAGAAATTAAGGAAGGCGCTATTGTGGCTATTCCTAACGATCCGACTAATGCAGGCAGAGCGCTATTGCTTTTGGAAAAACAGGGGCTGCTGAAATTGAAAGAAGGCGCAGGCCTTAAAGCGACGGTAGCGGATATTGTAGGGAATCCCAAAAACGTTCAATTGCGGGAGTTGGAAGCGGCTCAGGTGCCTCGCTCCATGGAAGATGTTGATTTGGCGGTGATCAATACTAATTATGCGTTGGTGGCGGGTTTGGTGCCTATCAAGGATTCTCTGTTTATCGAAGACGGTAATTCCCCTTATGCGAATGTAATTGCCGTACGCAATCAGGACAAGGAAAACCCGGCCGTGCAGAAACTGCTTAAGGCGTATCAGTCGGCGGAAGTGAAAACATTTGTGGCAGATCATTTCAAGGGCTCGGCTTTAGCGGCTTGGTAA
- a CDS encoding aminotransferase class I/II-fold pyridoxal phosphate-dependent enzyme, translating to MRNFASLKAKQFTESVIREMSRVAAAHGAINLAQGFPDFPAPQELKEAAQRAIFADHNQYAITWGSKPLRDAIVWKTERDYGVTWDPETQLTVVCGSTEGMIATLLATINPGEEVIVFEPFYENYGADVVLCGATPRYVTLKAPDFSFDFEELAATFNEKTRAIIINTPNNPTGKVFNKKELEFIAELCQRYDALAITDEIYEHILYDDAKHEPIWTLPGMEERTIVINSVSKTYSVTGWRIGFVAASAELTASIRKVHDFLTVGAAAPLQMAVAEAVRFAPPYYEELASFYRERRDYLLKVLQDVGLGCVRPQGAYYIMADIRPMGWDDDVACAFYLAEKIGVAVVPGSSFYRPEQPDSHTFIRFCFCKKMETLEAASERLRQWRKK from the coding sequence ATGAGAAATTTTGCATCTTTGAAAGCCAAACAATTTACGGAATCGGTCATCCGGGAAATGTCCCGCGTGGCAGCGGCGCATGGCGCGATCAACTTGGCGCAAGGGTTTCCTGATTTTCCGGCGCCTCAAGAATTGAAGGAAGCGGCCCAGCGAGCTATTTTTGCCGACCACAATCAGTATGCTATCACTTGGGGTTCTAAACCGCTGAGAGATGCTATTGTTTGGAAAACGGAGCGAGACTACGGCGTAACCTGGGATCCGGAAACGCAATTGACCGTTGTCTGCGGTTCCACCGAAGGTATGATTGCCACGTTGCTGGCTACGATCAATCCAGGGGAAGAGGTTATTGTTTTTGAACCGTTCTATGAAAATTATGGCGCTGATGTGGTTTTGTGTGGAGCCACTCCCCGCTATGTGACGCTGAAGGCGCCTGATTTTTCCTTCGATTTTGAGGAATTAGCGGCCACCTTTAATGAAAAGACGCGCGCTATTATCATTAATACCCCCAATAATCCTACAGGCAAAGTGTTTAATAAGAAAGAGCTGGAGTTTATTGCGGAATTGTGTCAACGCTATGACGCTTTAGCGATAACTGATGAAATTTACGAGCACATTTTATATGACGATGCGAAACATGAACCGATTTGGACCTTGCCAGGCATGGAAGAACGGACCATTGTCATCAACAGCGTGTCCAAAACCTACAGTGTTACCGGTTGGCGTATCGGTTTTGTAGCGGCATCTGCGGAACTGACTGCTTCTATCCGCAAGGTTCACGATTTCTTGACTGTAGGCGCTGCGGCACCGCTGCAAATGGCAGTAGCCGAAGCCGTGCGTTTTGCTCCTCCTTACTATGAAGAACTAGCGTCCTTTTATCGGGAGCGCCGTGATTACTTGTTGAAGGTGCTGCAGGATGTCGGTTTGGGATGTGTGCGGCCGCAAGGGGCGTACTACATTATGGCGGATATCCGGCCTATGGGCTGGGATGACGATGTAGCCTGCGCCTTTTATTTGGCGGAAAAAATCGGCGTAGCGGTAGTGCCTGGCTCCAGCTTCTATCGTCCGGAACAACCGGACAGTCATACCTTCATTCGCTTCTGCTTCTGCAAAAAAATGGAAACACTAGAAGCTGCATCAGAGCGTCTGCGTCAGTGGCGCAAAAAATAG
- a CDS encoding asparaginase: MSEVVLHYTRAGKVESLHRADIAFVNLKGEIVDAVGDAKRPMFWRSAAKPFQALPFVRDGGVGHFGLSQEELAFLVSSHSGEKEHVALAQSVLTKVGLTPEALACGAAKPMSGKAATAVLLAGEKYQAVHNACSGKHSGMLALAMLRKLSIEGYTLAEHAVQQVMHKEVAAAVGLKQDEVELGIDGCGVPVFWLPLDRMAYGYARLAKPEGAGWGADEAAITAVRNAMVAYPHAVAGTGRIDTVLMELTKGRLVAKIGSEAVYCLADTESGLGMTFKVEDGSYRSINPMVIGVLKRAGLLTKEEEAALWAKYPPVLKNHRGDIIGTVEVLF, translated from the coding sequence ATGAGTGAAGTAGTATTGCATTATACCCGGGCCGGCAAGGTGGAAAGCTTGCATCGGGCAGATATTGCCTTTGTGAACCTAAAGGGTGAAATTGTGGATGCGGTTGGCGACGCTAAACGGCCTATGTTTTGGCGGTCTGCTGCTAAGCCATTTCAGGCGCTGCCCTTTGTCCGAGATGGAGGGGTAGGGCATTTTGGTTTGAGTCAAGAAGAATTGGCTTTTTTGGTTTCTTCTCATAGTGGTGAAAAAGAACATGTAGCCTTGGCGCAAAGCGTCTTGACTAAGGTGGGATTGACACCGGAAGCGTTGGCTTGCGGCGCGGCCAAGCCCATGAGTGGCAAGGCGGCCACGGCAGTGCTGCTGGCTGGTGAAAAATATCAAGCCGTGCATAACGCTTGTTCTGGTAAGCACAGCGGTATGCTTGCCTTAGCTATGCTTCGTAAACTGTCGATTGAGGGATACACGTTAGCCGAGCATGCGGTGCAGCAGGTGATGCACAAGGAAGTTGCTGCGGCGGTAGGCTTGAAGCAAGATGAGGTGGAGTTAGGAATTGATGGTTGTGGCGTGCCGGTGTTTTGGCTGCCACTAGATCGCATGGCTTATGGCTATGCTCGTTTGGCTAAACCGGAGGGAGCTGGCTGGGGCGCGGATGAAGCGGCCATTACAGCTGTGCGCAATGCTATGGTAGCATATCCTCATGCAGTGGCGGGCACTGGTCGTATTGATACGGTTCTTATGGAATTGACGAAAGGTCGCCTTGTGGCTAAAATTGGTTCAGAAGCCGTTTATTGTTTGGCTGACACGGAAAGCGGCCTGGGGATGACTTTCAAAGTAGAGGACGGCTCCTACCGCAGCATCAATCCTATGGTCATCGGCGTGCTGAAGAGGGCGGGCCTTTTGACCAAGGAAGAAGAGGCGGCGCTGTGGGCTAAATATCCGCCGGTTCTTAAAAATCACCGCGGCGATATCATCGGGACCGTCGAGGTTCTTTTCTAA